In the Pantoea sp. Aalb genome, one interval contains:
- a CDS encoding SoxR reducing system RseC family protein, with translation MIRRWMIVVEWKEGIATLFYKKSNNTCNTYCLTNNDIIKTCKNYIIKVKISVPLEPGQVIEVGVHDHILLYSAILVYIIPLFSIFLFSIIFEILFHINFASVYGAILGVIISFYITQRIALFLEKHKKINLLILSKK, from the coding sequence GGGATTGCAACTCTTTTTTATAAAAAATCTAATAATACTTGCAATACTTATTGTTTAACTAATAATGACATAATTAAAACATGTAAAAATTATATTATAAAAGTGAAAATTTCAGTTCCTTTAGAACCTGGTCAAGTTATTGAAGTAGGCGTACATGATCATATTTTATTATATTCAGCAATATTAGTTTATATAATACCATTATTTAGCATTTTTTTATTCAGTATCATATTTGAAATATTATTTCATATAAATTTTGCTTCAGTTTATGGAGCAATTTTAGGTGTAATCATAAGTTTTTATATAACACAAAGAATAGCATTATTTCTTGAGAAACATAAAAAAATTAATCTATTAATCCTCAGCAAAAAATAA
- the lepA gene encoding translation elongation factor 4, whose translation MKNIRNFSIIAHIDHGKSTLSGRLIQTCNGQNNYKIIAAHILDSMELERERGITIKAQSVTLTYKAARGNIYQLNFIDTPGHVDFSYEVSRSLAACEGALLVIDANQGVEAQTLANCYSAMEMNLVVIPILNKIDLPTSDPDRVVKEIKDIIGIDATNAVRCSAKTGFGISEVLECLIRDIPPPEGNSEAPLQALIIDSRFDNYLGVVSLIRIKNGTLRKGDKIKVMSSGQVYKADRLGIFTPKQIDCTELKCGEVGWVVCSIKNIIGAPVGDTLTLYSNPTNKALPGFKKIKPQVYAGLFTVKSDSYEAFREALGKLSLNDSSLFYEPERSSALGFGFRCGFLGLLHMEIIQERLEREYNIDLITTAPTVIYEVETTDGKIIYVDSPAKLPALNKIKILREPIAECHMLLPKQYLGNIITLCIEKRGIQKNMVYHDTQVELIYEIPMTEVVFDFFDRLKSISRGYASLDYHFQRFQVSDMVRIDILINSERVDALALIIHRNNSQYRGRELVDKMKNLIPRQQFDIVIQAALGNHIIARSTVKQLRKNVTAKCYGGDISRKKKLLQKQKEGKKRMKQIGNVELPKEAFLIFLHIGKNN comes from the coding sequence ATGAAAAATATAAGAAATTTCTCCATCATTGCTCATATTGATCATGGAAAATCCACCTTATCTGGTCGTTTGATTCAGACTTGTAATGGCCAAAATAACTATAAAATAATAGCAGCACACATTTTAGATTCTATGGAATTAGAACGTGAGCGTGGTATTACCATTAAAGCACAAAGTGTTACTTTAACTTATAAAGCAGCTAGAGGAAATATTTATCAGCTTAATTTTATTGATACACCAGGCCACGTTGACTTCTCTTATGAAGTTTCACGTTCGCTAGCAGCTTGTGAAGGTGCATTGTTAGTAATAGATGCAAATCAAGGAGTAGAAGCACAAACGTTAGCAAATTGCTATAGTGCAATGGAAATGAATTTAGTAGTAATACCTATACTTAACAAAATTGATTTACCTACATCTGATCCAGATCGTGTAGTTAAAGAAATCAAAGATATTATTGGCATTGATGCTACTAATGCAGTACGCTGCTCAGCTAAAACAGGCTTCGGCATATCAGAAGTACTAGAATGCTTAATTCGAGATATTCCTCCTCCAGAAGGTAATTCAGAAGCACCATTACAAGCTCTAATTATTGACTCTAGATTTGATAATTACCTTGGTGTAGTATCGTTAATTCGTATTAAAAACGGTACCCTTCGTAAAGGTGATAAAATAAAAGTAATGAGTAGTGGTCAGGTATATAAAGCTGATCGTTTAGGTATTTTTACACCAAAACAGATTGATTGCACTGAGCTAAAATGTGGTGAAGTAGGTTGGGTAGTATGTTCTATTAAAAATATCATCGGTGCACCAGTAGGTGATACTTTAACTTTATATAGTAATCCAACAAATAAAGCATTACCAGGATTTAAAAAAATAAAACCTCAAGTTTATGCTGGTTTATTTACAGTGAAATCTGATTCTTATGAAGCTTTTCGAGAGGCATTAGGTAAACTTAGCTTAAATGATAGTTCGTTATTTTATGAACCAGAAAGATCTAGTGCTTTAGGGTTCGGTTTCCGTTGTGGATTTCTTGGCTTATTACACATGGAAATCATTCAGGAACGTTTAGAGCGCGAATATAATATTGATCTTATTACTACTGCTCCAACAGTAATCTATGAAGTAGAAACTACAGATGGCAAAATTATATATGTAGACAGCCCTGCGAAACTACCAGCTCTCAATAAAATTAAAATACTTCGTGAACCTATTGCTGAATGCCACATGTTACTACCTAAGCAATATTTAGGAAATATTATTACGTTATGTATAGAAAAACGGGGTATTCAAAAAAACATGGTTTATCACGATACTCAAGTTGAATTGATTTATGAAATTCCGATGACAGAAGTAGTATTTGATTTTTTTGATCGTTTAAAATCAATATCTCGTGGTTATGCATCATTAGATTATCATTTTCAACGTTTCCAAGTTTCAGACATGGTACGTATTGATATTTTAATTAATTCAGAACGTGTTGATGCATTAGCGTTAATTATTCATCGTAATAATTCACAGTATCGTGGTCGTGAATTAGTAGATAAAATGAAAAATTTAATTCCACGTCAGCAGTTTGATATTGTAATTCAAGCTGCACTTGGTAACCATATTATCGCTCGTTCAACAGTTAAACAACTTCGTAAGAATGTTACAGCCAAATGCTATGGTGGTGATATTAGCCGAAAGAAAAAACTTTTACAAAAGCAAAAGGAAGGTAAAAAACGGATGAAGCAAATTGGTAACGTTGAACTACCTAAGGAAGCATTTCTTATTTTTTTACATATTGGTAAAAACAACTAA
- the lepB gene encoding signal peptidase I — protein sequence MANIFALILITSTLITGIIWCFLKWFSESYQKKSVTNVNKILNIKTVKYWLETIASLFPVLAIVLIIRSFIFEPFQIPSASMMPTLLIGDFIIVEKFAYGIKDPITQTTIIPTWYPQRGDVAVFKYPKDPSINYIKRIIGLPGDKIIFNPLSKTLTVSFTQQKKNSIVKLPIIYTDIQPSSFIQTFNFFGEKVINGFYQVLQGKNMYSGLRLDTRKEKIGNVSYDILLLNQVQSQVNMYYQQPGQPKSTWIVPQGQYFVMGDNRDNSADSRYWGFVPEKNLVGKAVAIWMSFEKQEGQWPTNIRLNRIGRIK from the coding sequence ATGGCTAATATATTTGCCTTGATTTTAATAACTTCTACCTTAATAACAGGTATCATTTGGTGTTTTTTAAAATGGTTTTCAGAGAGCTATCAAAAAAAATCTGTTACTAATGTAAATAAAATTTTAAATATTAAAACTGTAAAATATTGGTTAGAAACCATTGCATCGCTTTTTCCAGTACTAGCCATAGTACTAATTATACGATCATTTATTTTTGAACCGTTTCAAATTCCTTCTGCTTCAATGATGCCGACATTATTGATTGGCGATTTTATTATCGTAGAAAAATTTGCTTATGGAATTAAAGATCCTATTACTCAAACGACAATAATTCCTACCTGGTACCCACAACGCGGCGACGTTGCAGTATTTAAATATCCTAAAGATCCTAGTATTAATTATATTAAACGTATAATTGGGTTACCTGGTGATAAAATAATTTTTAATCCGTTGAGCAAAACATTAACAGTAAGTTTTACTCAACAAAAAAAGAATTCTATTGTTAAATTACCAATTATCTATACAGATATTCAACCCAGTTCCTTTATTCAAACCTTCAATTTTTTTGGTGAAAAAGTAATTAACGGCTTTTATCAGGTATTACAAGGAAAAAATATGTATAGTGGTTTACGTCTTGATACACGCAAAGAGAAAATAGGCAATGTATCTTACGATATATTGTTATTAAATCAAGTACAGAGTCAAGTAAATATGTATTATCAACAACCGGGCCAACCAAAATCTACTTGGATCGTTCCTCAAGGACAATATTTTGTGATGGGTGATAATCGCGATAATAGTGCTGATAGTCGTTACTGGGGATTTGTACCGGAAAAAAATTTAGTTGGTAAAGCAGTTGCTATTTGGATGAGTTTTGAAAAACAAGAAGGGCAATGGCCAACTAACATACGATTAAATCGTATTGGGCGTATTAAATGA
- the rnc gene encoding ribonuclease III, whose product MNPILVNKLQRKLGYIFNYPELLYQALTHRSASNKHNERLEFLGDSILSYVIANVLYHRFPHVDEGDMSRMRATLVRGNTLAEIAREFHLGECLHLGPGEQKSGGFRRESILADSLEALIGSIFLDSSIYTVEKLIIHWYQKRLDLISPGDKQKDPKTRLQEHLQGRHLPLPSYIVVQVCGEAHDQEFTIHCQVSSILDPIIGIGSSRRKAEQSAAEQALIKLGII is encoded by the coding sequence ATGAATCCCATTCTTGTTAACAAGCTTCAGCGCAAACTGGGCTATATTTTTAATTATCCAGAATTATTATATCAAGCATTGACTCATCGTAGTGCTAGTAATAAGCATAATGAACGTCTTGAATTTCTTGGTGATTCTATTCTTAGCTATGTAATTGCTAATGTATTATATCATCGGTTTCCTCATGTAGACGAAGGTGATATGAGTCGTATGCGTGCTACATTAGTTCGTGGTAATACCTTAGCTGAGATAGCTCGTGAATTTCATCTTGGAGAATGTTTGCATTTAGGACCAGGTGAGCAAAAAAGTGGTGGATTTCGTCGAGAATCGATTCTTGCTGATTCTTTAGAAGCATTAATAGGTAGTATCTTTCTTGATAGTAGCATCTATACTGTTGAAAAATTAATTATTCATTGGTATCAGAAGAGACTTGACTTAATAAGTCCTGGAGATAAACAAAAAGATCCTAAAACACGTTTACAAGAACATTTACAAGGTCGTCATTTACCATTACCTTCATATATTGTAGTACAAGTATGTGGTGAAGCACATGATCAAGAGTTTACCATTCACTGTCAAGTAAGTAGTATACTAGATCCAATAATTGGTATAGGTTCTAGTCGTCGTAAAGCAGAGCAATCAGCTGCTGAACAGGCATTAATCAAGCTTGGTATCATATGA
- the era gene encoding GTPase Era, which translates to MSKFKNYCGFITIVGRSNVGKSTLLNQLLKHKVSITSQKHQTTRQSIIGIHTEGAYQAIYVDTPGLHTKGNRFVNRLVNRVATNTSSILDVNLVIFVVEGTRWILDDELMLNKLHYAKVPVILAINKVDTIREKNILLPHIKFISQKMNFFEVIPISAKTGKNVDKIIQFTHKCIPQANHLYPKTHITDSSLSFTASEIIREKLMRFLGAELPYSVNVEIHKFMFERKKGYNIYALIFVKSNGQKRIVIGNKGVKIKTIGIKSRKDMESIFKSKVSLKLLVKVKSKWIEY; encoded by the coding sequence ATGAGCAAATTTAAAAATTATTGTGGTTTCATTACGATTGTAGGTCGTTCTAATGTTGGCAAATCAACTTTATTAAATCAATTATTAAAACATAAGGTATCAATTACTTCTCAGAAACATCAAACTACTCGCCAAAGTATTATAGGTATTCATACTGAAGGAGCTTACCAAGCCATTTATGTAGATACTCCAGGCTTGCATACAAAAGGAAACCGTTTTGTTAACCGTTTAGTAAATCGTGTTGCTACTAATACTAGTTCTATTCTTGATGTTAATCTAGTAATTTTTGTTGTAGAAGGTACGCGATGGATATTAGATGATGAATTAATGCTTAATAAATTACATTATGCTAAAGTACCAGTTATATTAGCAATTAATAAAGTAGATACAATTAGAGAAAAAAATATTTTATTACCTCACATTAAATTTATTAGTCAAAAAATGAATTTTTTCGAAGTTATTCCTATTTCTGCTAAAACAGGAAAAAATGTTGATAAAATCATTCAATTTACACATAAATGTATTCCTCAAGCTAATCATCTTTATCCAAAAACACATATTACAGATAGCTCTTTAAGCTTCACGGCATCTGAAATAATTCGTGAAAAATTAATGCGTTTTCTTGGCGCTGAATTACCATATTCTGTTAATGTAGAAATACATAAATTTATGTTTGAAAGAAAAAAAGGTTATAATATTTATGCCTTAATTTTTGTAAAAAGTAATGGTCAAAAAAGAATAGTTATTGGAAATAAAGGAGTTAAAATTAAAACTATTGGAATTAAATCGCGTAAAGACATGGAATCAATCTTTAAGTCAAAAGTATCCCTTAAGTTATTAGTTAAAGTAAAATCTAAATGGATAGAATATTAA
- the pdxJ gene encoding pyridoxine 5'-phosphate synthase, with product MSELLLGVNIDHIATVRNARGTKYPSPVQAALIAEQAGADGITVHLREDRRHISDSDIFLIYKTIQTRMNLEIALTDEMIAIACKIKPHFVCLVPEKRQELTTEGGLDITKQYNKINAFVQQLSQSGIGVSLFINADHRQIEAAAATGAPYIELHTGLYASKYEKNLKHDANELELIRDAASFASSLKLKINAGHGLNYYNVQPIAAIPEINELNIGHAIIGRALFIGLDNAVKEMKQLIREARN from the coding sequence ATGTCTGAATTGTTATTAGGAGTAAATATTGACCACATTGCTACTGTACGTAATGCACGTGGTACAAAATATCCTAGTCCAGTACAAGCTGCACTTATTGCTGAACAGGCAGGTGCTGATGGAATTACTGTTCATTTACGTGAAGATCGTCGTCATATTTCTGATAGCGACATATTTCTTATTTATAAAACTATTCAGACACGTATGAACTTAGAAATTGCTTTAACTGACGAAATGATTGCCATTGCTTGTAAAATTAAGCCACATTTTGTTTGTTTAGTACCGGAAAAGCGTCAAGAATTAACTACTGAAGGTGGATTAGATATTACTAAACAATATAATAAGATCAATGCATTCGTGCAGCAACTAAGTCAATCTGGTATTGGAGTCTCTTTATTTATTAATGCTGATCATCGTCAAATCGAAGCAGCTGCAGCTACTGGAGCACCTTATATCGAACTTCATACTGGATTATATGCTTCTAAATACGAAAAAAATCTTAAACACGATGCTAATGAATTAGAACTTATTCGTGATGCGGCTTCCTTTGCTTCAAGTTTAAAATTAAAAATTAATGCTGGCCATGGATTAAATTATTATAATGTACAACCAATTGCTGCTATTCCAGAAATCAATGAGTTAAACATAGGACATGCAATTATTGGACGTGCATTATTTATTGGTTTGGATAATGCAGTTAAAGAAATGAAACAACTAATACGGGAAGCACGTAATTGA
- the acpS gene encoding holo-ACP synthase, which yields MAILGLGSDVIEIKRVEKVIERFGDNLALRILSITEWQKYKTHNRPIRFLAKRFAVKEAAAKAFGTGIRGQLAFNQFEVYNDVLGKPGLHFFKHAKMMACKIGVKQTHVTLADEYHYAYATVILES from the coding sequence ATGGCAATTCTTGGTCTTGGTAGTGATGTTATAGAAATTAAACGTGTCGAAAAGGTAATTGAACGTTTCGGAGATAATTTAGCCCTTCGTATTTTAAGTATAACTGAATGGCAAAAATATAAAACACATAATAGGCCTATACGATTTCTTGCTAAACGTTTTGCGGTTAAAGAAGCAGCTGCTAAGGCTTTTGGTACTGGAATTCGTGGTCAATTAGCATTTAATCAGTTTGAAGTATATAATGATGTACTAGGTAAACCTGGCTTACATTTTTTTAAACATGCTAAAATGATGGCTTGTAAGATTGGAGTGAAGCAAACGCACGTTACTTTAGCTGATGAATATCATTATGCTTATGCTACTGTTATACTAGAAAGTTAA
- the yfhb gene encoding phosphatidylglycerophosphatase C has translation MKNKSSYIKNKKRQVVFFDLDGTLHKQDMFGNFIFYLLCHHPFNILLIVLLIPVIILGMLIKGYTARWPMSVLLWSITFGYSKKHLNQCEDQFVIWFRKRIKFFPIVQQRLNEYLTRDDVDVWVITGSPQSIVEKVYFDSFFLPRIKLLASQIKLSYGGLILTMRCLGHEKVSQLSAKIGTPLQLYSGYSDSKKDDSLLYFCENRWRVTSKGQLRKIK, from the coding sequence ATGAAGAATAAAAGTTCTTATATAAAAAATAAAAAGCGACAAGTTGTTTTTTTTGATTTAGATGGTACTTTACATAAACAAGATATGTTTGGTAATTTTATATTTTACTTATTATGTCATCATCCTTTCAATATATTACTAATAGTATTATTAATACCAGTAATAATACTAGGTATGTTGATTAAAGGATATACAGCTCGTTGGCCAATGAGTGTGTTACTTTGGTCAATTACTTTCGGATATAGTAAAAAGCATCTGAATCAATGTGAAGATCAATTTGTTATATGGTTTCGTAAACGTATAAAATTTTTCCCAATAGTTCAACAGCGTTTAAATGAATACCTTACTAGAGATGATGTTGATGTTTGGGTAATAACTGGTTCTCCTCAGTCAATTGTTGAAAAAGTTTATTTCGATTCTTTTTTTTTACCACGTATAAAATTACTTGCTAGTCAAATAAAATTAAGTTACGGAGGACTTATATTAACAATGCGCTGTTTAGGACACGAAAAAGTATCTCAGCTATCAGCTAAAATTGGAACACCGCTCCAACTTTATAGTGGATATAGTGATAGTAAAAAAGATGATTCTTTACTTTATTTTTGTGAAAATCGTTGGCGAGTGACATCAAAAGGTCAGTTACGAAAGATAAAATAA
- the tadA gene encoding tRNA adenosine(34) deaminase TadA — translation MLTKINEYWMHKALELANRALKQGEVPVGALLVQRNKVISRGWNQAISNNDPTCHAEIIAIRKGGKILKNYRLPDDITLYVTLEPCVMCIGAILHSRITKLVYGAKDKKIGTSSLLMNMMTHFGINYKIKVYNGILATECSKLLTDFFYIRRKENKVKNCILIKKN, via the coding sequence TTGCTTACAAAAATTAACGAATATTGGATGCATAAAGCATTAGAATTAGCTAATCGTGCTTTAAAACAAGGCGAAGTACCAGTTGGAGCTTTATTAGTTCAAAGGAATAAAGTAATTAGTAGAGGTTGGAATCAAGCAATTTCTAATAATGATCCTACTTGTCATGCAGAAATTATAGCTATACGAAAAGGTGGAAAAATACTGAAAAATTATCGATTACCCGATGATATTACTTTATATGTAACTCTAGAACCATGTGTAATGTGTATAGGTGCGATCTTACATAGTCGTATTACTAAACTTGTATATGGTGCTAAAGATAAGAAAATTGGAACATCTAGTTTATTAATGAATATGATGACTCATTTTGGAATAAATTATAAAATTAAAGTTTATAATGGTATTTTAGCAACAGAATGTTCAAAATTATTAACCGATTTTTTTTATATACGTCGCAAAGAAAATAAAGTAAAAAATTGTATTTTAATTAAAAAAAATTAG